One Danio rerio strain Tuebingen ecotype United States chromosome 13, GRCz12tu, whole genome shotgun sequence DNA window includes the following coding sequences:
- the usp54a gene encoding inactive ubiquitin carboxyl-terminal hydrolase 54a isoform X7, which translates to MASHFSSDSQGTVICNPDNDSASHSSLETTGPLTDSDTVQRHTLRKDGVLDRKAGVLDRKRSASRPRKFEARGDSRNRGSKTDEVLSAGYHSEGETLKEQQVPRSLPKPSSSRLRDFKETMSNIIHNRPLSASSSGSVCPPDSTIKVRDWEADSTSSESKSSSSGGRYRPPWKPRREALNIDSIFSRERRKQAGYSPLGALLSEDTGPQVGLMSTKQITFQDIPGPLRRGSDQPPRLIQRMESGYESSERNSNSPVSLDMPVSEATTNGMHSLQEGAMIKPPPDVNPSWKTVTKSKSSSALLQDVKASVKGSSHTSLAGEGRSELDELQEEVARRAREQELQRRKEKEKEAAMGFNPRPSKFMDLDELQNQGKGEGFERCVLEAESLLDQSLRLEQAGEVAAALSVVNEAMSKLRHTLHESSANAQGRMQKCMRRARGLQQRMQQKQQEEEKEQKQPLSEQSVPVQILLTNVKEEDEKAISEDALRPPSPLHIKPQSTSKPISETPGPPVPSYHTDTCSQKDNAGDHPSSLDVTENDRGPRDPVINTNSLVQTASKRSPATVPVIAANGCEASLQSSVSLNTPAHFSARLTPSTTNHSEEGLQNPHRPQSLHGLSQAPHACQKSLPVPSRNWSCRSLERPDSRPTMLDSSMYSPVDLSSPSSPCPPFLSSPVLEQRPAGPMPVERWAENVNRYYNSQKCARSGRDSPCEELSELDSLYQASLKAPSMPRATRGTSPQLANRSGPAVSRKHSTGSSATLGRSKTPTAEIERSAYRTPTYSTKPLQKPVSAAAYNEPLGEDESYSAENLRRIARSLSGTVVGGRTEVPPSRSFETAKRPTSFWLCLTGVKHSPAKTITTSH; encoded by the exons ATGGCCTCCCATTTCTCCTCTGACTCCCAGGGAACAGTCATCTGTAATCCTGATAATGACTCTGCCTCTCACAGCAGCCTGGAAACTACAG GTCCTTTGACTGACAGTGATACAGTGCAGCGTCACACTCTCAGAAAAGACGGGGTCTTGGACAGAAAAGCAGGAGTTTTAGACAGGAAACGAAGTGCCAGCAGGCCACGAAAATTCGAGGCTCGGGGTGATTCAAGGAATCGTGGCTCTAAGACAGATGAAGTGTTGTCTGCCGGATACCACAGCGAAG GTGAGACTTTAAAAGAGCAGCAGGTTCCTCGTTCCCTACCTAAACCAAGCTCCAGTCGACTTCGAGACTTTAAGGAGACTATGAGTAACATAATACACAACAGGCCACTTTCCGCATCGTCCTCTGGATCTGTTTGCCCACCCGACTCCACAATTAAAGTCAGAGACTGGGAAGCAGACAGCACCAGTAGCGAGTCCAAGTCAAGCTCTTCTGGAGGGCGATACCGTCCACCGTGGAAGCCTCGGCGTGAGGCACTAAACATCGACAGCATCTTTAGCAGGGAAAGACGCAAGCAGGCGGGTTATAGTCCACTAGGAGCCCTGTTGTCTGAAGACACCGGACCTCAGGTGGGCTTGATGTCCACAAAGCAGATCACTTTTCAGGACATACCAGGACCTCTAAGACGAGGCTCAGACCAGCCCCCTCGCCTCATCCAGAGGATGGAGAGTGGCTACGAGAGCAGCGAGAGAAACAGCAACAGCCCTGTCAGTCTGGACATGCCTGTTAGCGAGGCCACCACTAATGGCATGCACAG CTTACAAGAAGGAGCGATGATAAAGCCTCCACCTGATGTCAATCCGTCATGGAAGACTGTCACCAAATCCAAAAGCAGCAGTGCCCTATTGCAGGACGTCAAAGCATCAGTCAAGGGCAGCAGTCACACGAGTTTAG CAGGTGAGGGTCGCAGTGAACTGGACGAGCTTCAGGAGGAAGTGGCTCGCCGGGCCAGAGAGCAGGAGTTGCAGAGACGAAAGGAAAAGGAAAAAGAGGCAGCCATGGGCTTCAATCCCAGACCCAGCAAGTTCATGGATCTGGATGAGCTCCAGAATCAAG GGAAAGGGGAAGGCTTTGAGCGCTGTGTGTTGGAGGCAGAGTCTCTGTTAGATCAGTCTCTGAGGCTGGAACAGGCTGGAGAGGTGGCCGCCGCTCTGTCTGTGGTTAACGAAGCAATGT CTAAACTCAGGCATACCTTGCATGAGAGCAGCGCTAACGCTCAGGGCAGGATGCAAAAATGCATGAGGAGAGCACGAGGTCTGCAGCAACGCATGCAACAGAAGCAACAGGAGGAAGAGAAGGAGCAGAAACAGCCCCTCAG TGAACAGTCTGTCCCGGTCCAAATACTTCTGACAAATGTTAAAGAAGAGGATGAGAAGGCCATTTCAGAAGATGCATTAAGACCACCGTCACCTCTCCACATAAAACCTCAGTCTACAAGTAAACCGATTTCTGAAACCCCAGGCCCTCCTGTCCCCTCTTACCATACAGATACATGTTCCCAGAAGGACAATGCAGGGGACCACCCAAGTTCTCTTGATGTGACAGAAAATGATCGGGGTCCTAGGGACCCTGTAATTAACACAAACTCTCTTGTACAAACTGCTAGTAAACGCAGTCCTGCCACTGTGCCTGTGATTGCAGCGAATGGCTGTGAGGCTTCCCTGCAGTCCTCCGTTTCGCTCAACACTCCTGCTCATTTCAGTGCCCGTCTCACACCTTCCACCACTAATCACTCTGAAGAAGGTCTCCAGAATCCCCATCGTCCTCAGTCTCTCCATGGCCTGTCCCAAGCACCCCATGCCTGTCAAAAATCACTCCCTGTTCCCTCACGTAATTGGTCCTGTCGCAGTCTGGAGCGTCCTGATAGTCGTCCCACCATGCTGGACTCTTCCATGTATTCTCCAGTAGACCTCAGTTCCCCATCGTCCCCCTGTCCTCCATTCCTGTCTTCACCAGTGCTGGAGCAGCGTCCAGCCGGCCCCATGCCTGTGGAACGTTGGGCAGAGAATGTCAATCGATACTACAATTCCCAGAAGTGTGCGCGGTCGGGACGTGACTCGCCCTGCGAGGAGCTGTCGGAGCTGGACTCACTCTATCAGGCCAGCTTGAAGGCTCCCAGCATGCCTAGAGCCACACGGGGAACCAGCCCTCAGCTTGCCAACAGATCAg GTCCTGCTGTTTCTCGTAAACACAGCACTGGATCCTCTGCCACTCTTGGCCGCTCCAAAACCCCCACAGCAGAGATTGAGAGGAGTGCCTACAGGACGCCAACGTACAGCActaaaccacttcagaag cctGTTTCTGCTGCAGCCTATAATGAACCGCTGGGTGAGGATGAATCATACAGTGCTGAGAACCTGCGACGAATTGCTCGGAGTCTCAGTGGGACTGTTGTTGGAGGACGGACTGAAGTACCCCCATCTCGCAGCTTT